A stretch of the Butyricicoccus intestinisimiae genome encodes the following:
- a CDS encoding nucleotidyltransferase family protein encodes MANPVLVVMAAGMGSRYGGLKQIDPVGPNGQIIMHYSIYDAWKAGFRRVVFIIKEELLDAFRERIGNAAEKLMQVDYVFQSPDKLPEGCTMPEGRTKPLGTGHAIYCVRGVVSEPFAVINADDFYGAQAFQCLYDYLKDAQDDDKYRYCMVGYRVENTLTENGTVSRGICEADENGYLADIVERTAISRDANGVISDPEAGEIAEGTLVSMNMWGFTPSFLDELETGLRTFMTDELPKNPAKGEYYLPFAVDHLIQNGQATAKVLQTSAQWYGVTYKEDKPVVVDALRRMTEAGLYPAE; translated from the coding sequence ATGGCAAATCCGGTTCTTGTCGTTATGGCTGCCGGCATGGGCTCCCGCTACGGCGGTTTGAAGCAAATCGATCCGGTCGGCCCGAACGGACAGATCATCATGCACTATTCCATCTACGATGCGTGGAAGGCTGGCTTCCGCCGCGTGGTATTTATTATAAAAGAGGAACTGCTCGACGCATTCCGCGAGCGCATCGGCAACGCCGCCGAAAAGCTCATGCAGGTAGATTATGTATTCCAGTCTCCGGACAAGCTGCCGGAGGGCTGCACCATGCCGGAAGGCCGCACCAAGCCGCTCGGCACCGGCCACGCCATTTACTGCGTGCGCGGTGTTGTCAGCGAGCCGTTTGCCGTCATCAATGCCGATGATTTCTACGGCGCACAGGCATTCCAGTGCTTATATGACTATCTGAAGGACGCACAGGACGATGACAAGTATCGGTACTGCATGGTCGGCTACCGCGTAGAAAACACACTGACGGAAAACGGCACGGTATCGCGCGGCATCTGCGAGGCAGATGAAAACGGCTATCTGGCAGACATCGTAGAGCGCACCGCCATTTCCCGCGATGCAAACGGCGTGATTTCGGATCCGGAGGCCGGCGAAATCGCAGAGGGCACGCTGGTGTCCATGAACATGTGGGGCTTTACGCCGTCCTTCCTCGATGAGCTGGAAACCGGTCTGCGCACCTTCATGACGGATGAGCTGCCGAAAAATCCGGCAAAGGGCGAGTACTATCTGCCGTTCGCCGTCGATCATCTGATTCAGAACGGACAGGCCACCGCAAAGGTTCTGCAAACCTCTGCACAGTGGTACGGCGTTACATACAAAGAGGACAAGCCTGTCGTTGTGGACGCCCTGCGCCGCATGACAGAAGCCGGTTTGTATCCGGCAGAATAA
- a CDS encoding LCP family protein, with amino-acid sequence MSQNRKYKYYDEYGQPVDEYGRAINPKTGRTYEEEANEEDSPRRPSGQYRKRAHTSNWEPQEIEERPREPRQHRTPPRKKKRKKRGSVIKKILVVLVLIVALVIADICHLLTLYTYDDTDESSLAANTQNGIMTIALFGVDTRENDASSGTRADAIMLMSVDPKRKSIKLTSLMRDSLVDVPGHGQTKLCHAYGYGGPQMMMQTINEDFDMNVKEYMVVDFAEMASIIDAVGGVTVTLTDDEVKETNKYIDEYCWKTLGIPTQRIEGSGEQKLNGIQAMTYGRIRKGNTGGDWKRAERQSVVLNQVFSKATSNPITLLKFLNGLMPNVTSSMSKMDFVYMGLTTIVHGMPKMSHIRLPLDNEWQYGTTSGGASVIRFNDSVLASHLHSYIYDDIDPTKNSD; translated from the coding sequence GTGAGTCAAAATAGAAAATACAAATATTATGATGAATATGGACAACCGGTGGATGAATATGGCAGAGCCATCAACCCCAAAACCGGCCGTACATATGAGGAAGAAGCAAACGAGGAGGATTCTCCGCGCAGACCATCCGGTCAGTACCGCAAGCGCGCACATACGTCGAATTGGGAGCCGCAGGAGATAGAGGAACGCCCGCGGGAGCCGAGACAGCATCGCACGCCGCCACGCAAAAAAAAGCGGAAAAAACGCGGCTCTGTGATAAAAAAGATTTTGGTTGTCCTTGTGCTGATTGTCGCGCTTGTCATCGCGGACATTTGCCATCTGTTAACGCTGTATACATATGACGATACCGATGAGAGCAGTCTGGCGGCCAATACGCAGAACGGCATTATGACAATCGCGCTGTTTGGCGTGGATACGCGCGAAAATGATGCGTCAAGCGGCACACGTGCCGATGCCATCATGCTGATGAGTGTCGATCCCAAGCGCAAATCCATCAAGCTGACATCGCTGATGCGTGACAGTCTGGTAGATGTTCCGGGACACGGACAGACCAAGCTGTGCCATGCGTATGGATACGGCGGTCCGCAGATGATGATGCAGACGATTAACGAGGACTTTGACATGAACGTCAAAGAATACATGGTGGTGGATTTCGCGGAAATGGCGTCCATCATTGATGCGGTCGGCGGCGTGACGGTGACCTTGACCGATGATGAGGTCAAGGAAACCAACAAGTACATTGATGAGTACTGCTGGAAAACGCTGGGCATTCCGACACAGCGCATTGAAGGCTCCGGTGAACAAAAGCTCAATGGCATTCAGGCGATGACGTATGGCCGCATTCGAAAGGGCAATACGGGCGGTGACTGGAAGCGCGCAGAGCGTCAGTCGGTCGTGCTCAATCAGGTATTCTCCAAGGCGACGAGCAATCCGATTACTTTGCTGAAGTTCCTCAACGGATTGATGCCGAATGTGACGTCCTCGATGAGCAAAATGGACTTTGTATATATGGGGCTGACAACCATTGTACACGGCATGCCGAAGATGAGCCACATTCGTTTGCCGCTGGACAACGAATGGCAGTACGGCACGACGAGCGGCGGCGCATCCGTCATTCGGTTTAATGACAGTGTGCTGGCATCGCATCTGCACAGCTATATTTATGATGATATAGACCCGACGAAAAACAGCGATTGA
- a CDS encoding carboxypeptidase-like regulatory domain-containing protein, translating into MQSIFYVRPSAQEIVETAVTLREPDPPVLLGTVTDDSGKPVSHALAVLYASGGVQPDTVAGISCTDAQGRFFFGPLEAGVLYEVRIQADTRPRRVLEQPEE; encoded by the coding sequence ATGCAGTCTATTTTTTATGTTCGTCCCTCTGCGCAGGAAATCGTAGAGACCGCCGTGACGCTGCGCGAGCCGGATCCGCCCGTGCTTCTCGGCACAGTCACGGATGACAGCGGCAAACCGGTCTCCCATGCGCTTGCCGTCTTATATGCGTCCGGCGGCGTACAGCCGGACACCGTTGCCGGCATCAGCTGCACCGATGCGCAGGGACGATTTTTCTTCGGACCGCTGGAGGCAGGCGTGCTGTATGAAGTCCGCATACAGGCAGACACGCGTCCGCGCCGCGTGCTCGAGCAGCCCGAAGAATAA
- a CDS encoding CPBP family intramembrane glutamic endopeptidase — translation MNEKEAVRINWNQSETWRVRRSVDIIALTILAEMGINCLLYPIMPLFPHAAQGSFFYELEDMLTYLLIFVIPFAVGARLSGMSFRDLMGRGKPSAEVYVMTLGLTLGWSIAAGWLGAGIEGILNQYGLTEAADTYVLPDSGSALLIQFLATAIIPPIVEELCYRGFFLNTAVRSMGTWGAIAFTAVCFWLAHDSLEIFPLACGFGIIGGYIRRRYGSLLPSMVAHFAVNTVYIIVNASYAYNHTVGAVVSMPVSLLELLIGAAGVMLFLRRKEWKPIWDGTFGIRSSLTPQRMTFAALTSVPALVVLVLTIYFISGNLEVL, via the coding sequence GTGAATGAGAAGGAGGCGGTGCGTATCAATTGGAATCAATCGGAAACATGGCGTGTTCGCCGCAGTGTGGATATCATTGCATTGACGATTCTCGCAGAAATGGGAATCAATTGCCTGCTGTATCCCATCATGCCGCTGTTTCCGCACGCTGCGCAAGGTTCTTTTTTCTATGAACTGGAGGATATGCTGACGTACCTTCTCATCTTTGTCATTCCGTTCGCTGTCGGCGCAAGGCTGTCCGGTATGTCCTTCCGCGATTTGATGGGAAGGGGGAAGCCGAGCGCAGAGGTGTACGTGATGACGCTGGGATTGACGCTTGGCTGGTCGATTGCTGCTGGCTGGCTGGGAGCCGGCATCGAAGGCATTCTCAATCAGTATGGGCTGACGGAAGCGGCGGATACCTATGTGCTGCCCGACAGCGGCTCCGCGCTGCTCATACAATTTCTTGCCACGGCGATCATTCCGCCGATTGTAGAGGAGCTGTGTTATCGCGGATTCTTTTTGAACACCGCGGTGCGCTCGATGGGCACATGGGGAGCGATTGCGTTCACCGCTGTGTGCTTCTGGCTTGCGCACGACAGCTTGGAGATATTTCCGCTGGCGTGCGGATTCGGCATCATCGGCGGGTACATTCGGCGGAGATACGGCTCGCTGCTGCCGTCTATGGTGGCGCATTTCGCCGTCAATACGGTGTATATCATCGTCAATGCGAGCTATGCGTACAACCATACGGTGGGCGCCGTGGTTTCGATGCCGGTCAGTCTGTTGGAACTGCTGATCGGCGCGGCGGGCGTGATGCTGTTCCTGCGGCGCAAAGAGTGGAAGCCGATTTGGGACGGTACGTTTGGCATCCGCAGTTCGCTGACACCGCAGCGCATGACTTTTGCGGCGCTGACCAGCGTTCCGGCACTGGTGGTGCTGGTGCTGACGATTTATTTTATATCCGGCAATTTGGAGGTGCTGTAA
- the rnr gene encoding ribonuclease R: MKAKTKEAVLRELILQSTQTICTPDDIIRALNKSGTHAKHTEIVRVLAQLVDEGYLMRARSNRYGKPEAFGCAAGTFCATGRGYAFVRPENGEGPDIFIPPHKDLHAWHGDRVLIRIRQEQPPRRRGKQTKSAAKSRQEGEVLRILNETRDEITGRIVMRGKMTVFHDDSGKLPEIVVSKKHLMDAHPGDRVALKVLFRGNEKYLPQGTVMKIFGSGLTVQSSADAILYEHGITVPFPQAVLDETNSLPMFVREEDWKDRLDLRSKMLFTIDGDSAKDFDDAVSLETLPNGHYRLGVHIADVSYYVKPGSPLDQEAYNRGTSVYYADQVVPMLPLPLSNGICSLNPGVNRLAFSAFIELGKDGTRYSAEFHHSVICSYARLTYNQVNKMLTDDWQECNLHPDLVPVLKEMNALAKTLHEVRMRRGALELNIPEAVVLCDRDGKACGVEKRERGDSERLIEEFMLIANEAVAETLYRHRMPTVYRVHEDPDPEKLRIFAKQARLFGYRLSDKDLADTHQLQRVLDQTADDPEQQALPTLLLRSLARARYAPECLGHYGLAAKFYLHFTSPIRRYPDLVVHRMLTRMLDGEQGTRELTEFCEDASIQSTVREQAAAEAERDIEKLYMADYMSQFIGHPFDGFISGITSFGVYVQLDNLVEGMVRLDTMHNDWFEYDPDKMTLFGKHTGQNYHLGMRVNVTLVNASGTTGLIDFIFTPDEDSVG; the protein is encoded by the coding sequence ATGAAAGCAAAAACAAAAGAGGCAGTTCTGCGCGAATTGATTCTGCAATCCACGCAGACCATCTGCACGCCGGATGACATCATCCGCGCATTGAATAAAAGCGGCACGCACGCCAAGCACACGGAAATTGTCCGCGTACTCGCTCAGCTCGTGGACGAGGGATATCTGATGCGCGCCCGCAGCAATCGCTATGGCAAACCGGAGGCGTTCGGCTGCGCCGCAGGTACCTTTTGCGCCACCGGACGCGGCTATGCCTTTGTCCGTCCGGAAAATGGCGAAGGGCCGGACATCTTTATTCCGCCACACAAAGATCTGCATGCATGGCATGGAGACCGCGTTTTAATCCGCATCCGGCAGGAGCAGCCACCGCGCAGACGCGGCAAGCAGACAAAATCCGCTGCAAAGAGCCGCCAAGAGGGCGAAGTGCTCCGCATTCTCAATGAGACCCGCGATGAGATTACCGGCCGCATTGTCATGCGCGGCAAAATGACGGTATTTCACGATGACAGCGGCAAGCTGCCGGAAATCGTCGTCAGCAAAAAGCATCTGATGGACGCCCACCCGGGCGACCGTGTTGCACTCAAGGTGCTGTTCCGCGGCAATGAGAAATATCTCCCGCAGGGCACGGTTATGAAAATTTTCGGCTCCGGTCTGACCGTTCAGTCCTCTGCCGATGCCATTTTGTACGAGCACGGCATCACCGTTCCGTTCCCGCAGGCCGTGCTGGATGAGACCAATTCCCTGCCCATGTTCGTCCGCGAGGAGGATTGGAAGGACAGACTGGATTTGCGCAGCAAAATGCTGTTTACCATTGACGGCGATTCCGCCAAGGATTTCGATGACGCCGTCTCTCTGGAAACCCTGCCAAACGGACACTATCGGCTCGGCGTCCACATTGCAGACGTTTCGTATTACGTCAAGCCGGGTTCGCCGCTGGATCAGGAGGCATACAACCGCGGCACCTCGGTATACTACGCCGATCAGGTCGTTCCGATGCTGCCGCTCCCGCTGTCCAACGGCATTTGCTCGCTGAATCCGGGCGTCAATCGTCTTGCGTTTTCCGCATTTATCGAGCTGGGAAAGGACGGCACGCGCTATTCCGCCGAGTTCCATCACTCCGTCATCTGTTCCTATGCCCGCCTGACCTACAATCAGGTAAACAAAATGCTCACCGATGACTGGCAGGAATGCAATCTGCATCCGGATTTGGTGCCCGTTCTCAAGGAAATGAACGCGCTTGCCAAGACGCTGCACGAAGTGCGTATGCGGCGCGGTGCACTGGAGCTGAATATTCCGGAAGCCGTCGTGCTGTGTGATCGAGACGGCAAGGCATGCGGCGTGGAAAAGCGCGAACGCGGTGATTCCGAACGTTTGATTGAAGAATTTATGCTGATTGCCAACGAGGCGGTTGCCGAGACACTGTATCGGCACCGCATGCCAACAGTATACCGCGTGCACGAAGATCCGGATCCGGAAAAGCTGCGCATCTTTGCCAAGCAGGCGCGCCTGTTCGGCTATCGCCTGAGCGACAAGGATCTCGCCGACACGCATCAGCTGCAACGCGTTCTCGACCAGACAGCGGACGATCCCGAGCAGCAGGCACTGCCTACGCTTTTGCTGCGCTCGCTCGCACGCGCCCGTTATGCACCGGAATGCCTCGGCCATTACGGTCTGGCTGCCAAATTCTATCTGCACTTCACCTCCCCGATTCGCCGTTATCCGGATCTCGTTGTACATCGCATGCTCACCCGTATGCTTGACGGGGAGCAGGGCACGCGCGAACTGACCGAATTTTGCGAAGATGCATCGATCCAGTCTACCGTCCGCGAACAGGCCGCCGCAGAGGCGGAACGCGACATTGAAAAGCTGTACATGGCGGATTACATGTCCCAGTTTATCGGACATCCGTTTGACGGCTTTATCAGCGGCATCACCAGCTTCGGCGTTTACGTCCAGCTCGACAATCTGGTGGAAGGCATGGTGCGATTGGACACGATGCACAACGACTGGTTTGAATACGACCCGGACAAAATGACGCTGTTCGGCAAGCACACCGGACAAAATTATCATCTCGGCATGCGCGTCAATGTCACGCTGGTCAATGCGTCCGGCACCACCGGCTTGATTGATTTCATCTTTACACCGGATGAGGATTCCGTTGGATAA
- a CDS encoding mechanosensitive ion channel family protein, protein MLFQAMKTAAGSGTITTDSAMEATNDATNDVIRNVQSITSMLHLPSWFGRLLFIVITILVMLWLVRIVNHAFRRTKDAMLASGNTDVTLLSFARYVVVVGIYFIGSVVVVSSIPGASDSLTALLASGSIVAVVVGFAAQDTLGNVAGGVMILFFKPFIIGDFVRYVDSNVSGVIEEITLRHTAIRTPENKRIIIPNGTINSAVIENANYADKRICELFNVGITYESDMEKAIQLLRDEVMRQPLHLDVRTPEEKLTQPEVKVEVVELADSAVILRAWLWAADQTDATALKFALNRSVKNRFDAENIEFAYPHITITK, encoded by the coding sequence ATGCTTTTTCAGGCGATGAAAACAGCGGCTGGTTCCGGCACCATCACGACGGACAGCGCGATGGAAGCGACCAATGATGCAACGAACGATGTCATTCGCAATGTGCAGTCGATTACGTCCATGCTGCACCTGCCGTCTTGGTTCGGGCGACTGCTGTTTATCGTCATTACTATTTTGGTCATGCTGTGGCTGGTTCGCATCGTCAATCATGCGTTTCGGCGCACCAAGGACGCCATGCTGGCGTCGGGAAATACTGACGTCACGCTGTTGTCGTTTGCGCGGTATGTGGTCGTTGTCGGCATTTACTTTATCGGCAGTGTGGTCGTTGTGTCGAGCATTCCGGGCGCCTCGGACTCTCTGACAGCCCTGCTGGCATCCGGAAGCATAGTCGCTGTCGTTGTCGGCTTTGCGGCGCAGGATACGCTGGGCAATGTCGCGGGCGGCGTGATGATTTTGTTTTTCAAGCCGTTTATCATCGGAGACTTTGTGCGGTATGTCGATTCCAACGTGTCCGGCGTGATTGAGGAAATTACGCTGCGGCACACGGCGATTCGCACACCAGAGAACAAACGCATTATCATTCCGAACGGCACGATTAACAGCGCGGTCATCGAGAACGCGAATTACGCTGACAAACGTATTTGTGAATTGTTTAACGTAGGCATTACCTATGAGAGTGACATGGAGAAAGCAATCCAGCTGCTGCGTGACGAAGTGATGCGGCAGCCCCTGCATTTGGACGTCAGAACACCGGAGGAAAAGTTGACGCAGCCGGAAGTGAAGGTTGAAGTTGTTGAACTTGCAGATTCGGCGGTTATTTTGCGCGCATGGCTGTGGGCGGCGGATCAAACGGACGCAACGGCGTTGAAATTTGCACTGAATCGGTCGGTTAAAAACCGATTTGATGCGGAAAACATCGAATTTGCGTATCCACACATCACAATTACAAAGTGA
- a CDS encoding proline--tRNA ligase → MKMSSMLGARFKETPADCQLDSHKLMIRGGYMKQLTTGIYSLFMPAKRICKKIENIIRDEMDKIDGQEVMFPVVMPASLWQESGRYESIGSEMARFKDRSGQPVVLGMTHEEAAVHLARGTAQSYSQYPFMIYQIQTKFRDEPRARGGLIRVREFTMKDAYSFHTSQEDLEAYYEKCYQAYVNIYRRAGVPEVIAVKSDSGMMGGSVSHEFMLLTDCGEDTIVLCDECGYSSNMEAADCIVDAPETTEAPLEKVHTPGTKTIEAVCEFLHAPANASCKAVVYQKNLTDEYVIAFIRGDLEVNETKLRNFLGEEIHPAEITAESGIVAGFIGPVGLPEGVSFVIDQSLAALNNSVCGANEEDYHYTGYNVKRDTPDAPIADFAKTYEGAICPCCGKKSIRISRGIEVGNIFQLGTKYTKSMDMTYIGQDGKPHNPIMGCYGIGVGRLCASVCEAKHDDYGPIWPMSIAPWQVHICAIKANDPQVRETADALYNNLQAAGVEVLYDDRKVSAGNMFSDADLLGVPVRVIVSPKTMKRGCVEVSKRDKSLREDVAPEAAQAYIENLVQSMLDELK, encoded by the coding sequence ATGAAGATGAGCAGCATGCTCGGCGCCCGCTTTAAGGAGACTCCGGCGGATTGCCAGTTAGACAGTCACAAGCTCATGATTCGCGGCGGCTATATGAAGCAGCTGACCACCGGTATTTATTCCCTGTTTATGCCGGCAAAGCGTATCTGCAAGAAGATTGAGAACATCATCCGCGATGAAATGGACAAGATCGACGGACAGGAAGTGATGTTTCCGGTTGTTATGCCGGCATCCCTGTGGCAGGAATCCGGCCGCTATGAATCCATCGGCAGCGAAATGGCTCGTTTCAAGGACAGAAGCGGTCAGCCGGTTGTTCTGGGCATGACGCATGAGGAGGCGGCTGTCCATCTGGCACGCGGTACGGCACAGTCGTATTCGCAGTATCCGTTTATGATCTATCAGATCCAGACCAAGTTCCGCGATGAGCCGCGCGCCCGCGGCGGTCTGATTCGTGTGCGTGAGTTCACGATGAAGGATGCGTATTCGTTCCATACGTCGCAGGAAGATCTGGAAGCATACTATGAAAAGTGCTATCAGGCATATGTCAATATCTACCGCCGTGCCGGTGTGCCGGAAGTTATCGCGGTAAAGTCCGACTCCGGTATGATGGGCGGCAGCGTATCGCATGAATTCATGCTGCTGACCGATTGCGGCGAGGACACCATTGTTCTGTGTGACGAGTGCGGATACAGCTCCAACATGGAAGCTGCGGACTGCATCGTAGACGCACCGGAGACCACAGAAGCTCCGCTGGAAAAGGTGCACACACCGGGCACCAAGACTATTGAGGCGGTCTGTGAATTCCTGCATGCACCGGCCAATGCATCGTGCAAGGCGGTCGTATACCAGAAGAATCTGACCGACGAGTATGTCATTGCATTTATCCGCGGCGATTTGGAGGTCAACGAGACCAAGCTGCGCAACTTCCTCGGCGAGGAAATCCATCCGGCTGAAATTACCGCTGAGAGCGGCATTGTTGCCGGCTTTATCGGTCCGGTTGGTCTGCCGGAGGGCGTTTCTTTCGTCATTGATCAGTCTCTGGCTGCGCTGAACAATTCCGTTTGCGGCGCAAACGAAGAAGATTATCATTATACCGGCTACAACGTCAAGCGCGACACGCCGGATGCACCGATTGCTGATTTTGCAAAGACCTACGAGGGCGCAATCTGTCCGTGCTGCGGCAAGAAGTCCATCCGCATCAGCCGCGGCATTGAGGTCGGCAATATCTTCCAGCTCGGCACCAAGTACACCAAGTCCATGGATATGACTTATATCGGTCAGGACGGCAAGCCGCATAACCCGATTATGGGCTGCTACGGCATCGGTGTCGGCCGTTTGTGTGCATCGGTATGCGAGGCAAAGCACGACGATTACGGCCCGATTTGGCCGATGAGCATTGCTCCGTGGCAGGTGCACATCTGTGCCATCAAGGCGAACGATCCGCAGGTACGCGAGACCGCAGACGCCCTGTACAATAATTTACAGGCAGCTGGTGTAGAGGTACTGTATGATGACCGCAAGGTCAGCGCAGGCAACATGTTCTCGGATGCCGACCTGCTCGGCGTGCCGGTACGCGTGATTGTCAGCCCGAAGACCATGAAGCGCGGCTGTGTTGAGGTATCCAAGCGTGATAAGTCCCTGCGTGAGGACGTTGCGCCGGAAGCTGCACAGGCATACATTGAAAATCTGGTTCAGTCCATGCTGGATGAGCTGAAGTAA
- the secG gene encoding preprotein translocase subunit SecG, whose product MVVTVLSVIQVIACLFLIVTILLQKAPSRGMSGALSGQQETFFGSNKATGIEAVLANLTKIFGVVFVIISLILVLLG is encoded by the coding sequence ATGGTTGTTACTGTCCTGTCTGTGATTCAGGTAATCGCTTGCCTGTTTCTCATCGTTACCATTCTTCTGCAGAAGGCACCGAGCCGCGGCATGTCCGGCGCACTGTCCGGTCAGCAGGAGACCTTCTTCGGTTCCAACAAGGCAACCGGCATTGAGGCGGTTTTGGCAAACCTGACCAAGATTTTTGGCGTTGTCTTTGTCATTATCTCTCTGATTCTTGTCCTGCTGGGATAA
- the tadA gene encoding tRNA adenosine(34) deaminase TadA, with the protein MQTEQEKFMKAALKLAQKSAEEGEVPVGCVIVCDGKIVGRGRNRRETKKTALSHAEIEAIGKACKKLGGWRLHKCDLYVTLEPCPMCAGAIINARIRTVYYGADDSKAGSCGSLINLFDVAYNHKPEIVKGLMKEQCSGILTDFFRDLRKKRKEQRKLQRLSQQENQQE; encoded by the coding sequence ATGCAAACAGAACAGGAAAAGTTTATGAAAGCAGCCCTCAAGCTGGCGCAGAAATCGGCGGAAGAAGGAGAAGTGCCGGTGGGCTGCGTCATTGTATGTGACGGAAAAATTGTCGGGCGCGGCAGAAATCGGCGCGAGACAAAAAAGACCGCCCTTTCTCATGCAGAGATTGAAGCAATTGGCAAAGCGTGTAAAAAATTGGGCGGCTGGCGGCTGCACAAATGCGATTTGTATGTGACGCTGGAGCCGTGCCCGATGTGCGCGGGTGCTATTATCAATGCGCGCATTCGAACGGTGTATTACGGCGCGGACGACAGCAAGGCGGGTTCCTGCGGCAGTCTCATCAACCTGTTTGATGTCGCGTATAATCATAAACCGGAAATCGTCAAAGGTCTGATGAAAGAGCAGTGCTCCGGAATTTTGACGGATTTCTTTCGGGATTTGCGCAAAAAACGCAAGGAACAGCGAAAACTACAGCGTCTGTCGCAGCAGGAAAATCAACAGGAATAA